In Cryptococcus depauperatus CBS 7841 chromosome 4, complete sequence, a single window of DNA contains:
- a CDS encoding 40S ribosomal protein S2 codes for MAERGGFGRGRGGAGGRGRRGPRRGGKKEEDKEWVPVTKLGRLVKDGKIKSMEEIYLFSLPVKEFQIIDLFLPSLKDEVMKIMPVQKQTDAGQRTRFKAFVAVGDFDGHVGLGIKCAKEVATAIRGAIIAAKLSIVPVRRGYWGSHIADPHTVPCKVSGKSGSVMCRLIPAPRGTGIVAAPASKRMLQMAGIQDCYTQSKGCTATQGNFLKATMTALAKTYQFQSPDLWTVIAPGLTPYDEHAAWLAIAAKKAANY; via the exons ATGGCTGAACGTGGCGGTTTCGGACGTGGTCGTGGTGGCGCTGGTGGCCGAGGCAGAAGAGGCCCTCGTCGAGGCGgcaagaaggaggaggacAAGGAATG GGTTCCCGTTACTAAGCTTGGTCGATTGGTCAAGGATGGCAAAATCAAGTCCATGGAGGAAAtctacctcttctctcttcccGTCAAGGAATTCCAGATCATcgaccttttccttccctCCCTTAAGGACGAGGTTATGAAGATTATGCCTGTTCAAAAGCAAACTGATGCTGGTCAGAGGACCAGATTCAAGGCTTTCGTCGCCGTCGGTGACTTTGACGGACACGTCGGTCTCGGTATCAAGTGTGCCAAGGAAGTCGCTACTGCTATTCGAGGTGCTATCATTGCTGCCAAGCTCTCTATCGTTCCTGTTCGAAGGGGTTACTGGGGCTCTCACATTGCTGACCCTCATACTGTTCCTTGCAAAGTTTCTGGCAAGAGTGGCTCTGTCATGTGCCGATTGATCCCTGCTC CCCGTGGTACCGGTATTGTCGCTGCCCCTGCCTCTAAGCGAATGCTCCAGATGGCTGGTATTCAGGATTGTTATA CCCAATCCAAGGGTTGTACTGCCACCCAGGGTAACTTCTTGAAGGCTACCATGACTGCCCTTGCCAAAACTTACCAGTTCCAATCCCCTGACCTTTGGACAGTCATTGCTCCCGGTCTTACTCCTTACGACGAACATGCTGCTTGGTTGGCCATCGCTGCCAAGAAGGCTGCCAACTACTAG